A single genomic interval of Toxorhynchites rutilus septentrionalis strain SRP unplaced genomic scaffold, ASM2978413v1 HiC_scaffold_112, whole genome shotgun sequence harbors:
- the LOC129781476 gene encoding histone H1B-like — MSDNNAATEAVGESPLAAPAVGSEKSPKKAGGKSAAAAAAAKKPKKPANHPPVNEMIVAAIRTLKERNGSSLQAIKKYLAGNYKADVAKLTPFIKKALKNGVVKGLFVQTKGTGASGSFKIPPKAKKEFTGEKKSGSSAKKAPAAAKKGTASGDKKSKKAAAEKKPKKATAAAGKKKAAAATGEKNTATAAKKPKAAAAAAAVKKVVASEKKTKAASAKAAKKTGSVKKAAATAPKQKPTKPSKTAAQKPKTPKPKKAAAAPKKATAAKK; from the coding sequence ATGTCGGACAATAACGCAGCTACCGAGGCAGTCGGCGAGAGCCCGTTGGCGGCACCAGCCGTGGGCAGTGAGAAATCGCCGAAAAAGGCAGGCGGCAAATCagcggcggcagcagcagcagcgaagaAGCCGAAAAAGCCCGCCAACCATCCACCGGTTAACGAGATGATAGTGGCCGCCATCAGGACGCTGAAGGAGCGCAACGGTTCATCgctgcaggccatcaagaaatACCTGGCCGGCAACTACAAGGCGGATGTGGCGAAGCTAACTCCGTTCATCAAGAAAGCGCTGAAGAACGGTGTCGTCAAGGGCCTGTTTGTGCAAACGAAGGGCACTGGTGCGTCGGGCTCGTTCAAGATCCCCCCAAAGGCCAAAAAGGAGTTCACCGGGGAGAAGAAGAGTGGCTCGTCGGCTAAGAAAGCACCAGCAGCAGCGAAAAAGGGTACCGCTTCCGGGGATAAGAAATCCAAGAAGGCAGCCGCCGAGAAGAAGCCGAAAAAGGCTACCGCTGCTGCTGGCAAGAAGAAAGCTGCCGCTGCTACCGGGGAGAAAAATACAGCAACCGCAGCCAAAAAACCgaaagctgctgctgctgctgctgctgtgaagAAGGTGGTGGCCAGCGAGAAGAAAACCAAGGCAGCGAGTGCCAAGGCTGCCAAGAAGACCGGCAGTGTgaagaaagctgctgctacCGCCCCGAAGCAAAAGCCAACGAAACCCTCGAAAACCGCCGCACAGAAACCGAAAACGCCAAAGCCAAAGAAAGCAGCAGCAGCTCCgaaaaaagctaccgctgccaaaaagtga
- the LOC129781473 gene encoding histone H2B codes for MAPKTSGKAAKKSGKAQKNISKTDKKKKKVRRKESYAIYIYKVLKQVHPDTGISSKAMSIMNSFVNDIFERIAAEASRLAHYNKRSTITSREIQTAVRLLLPGELAKHAVSEGTKAVTKYTSSK; via the coding sequence atggcaccgaagactagtggaaaagccgccaaaaagtccGGCAAGGCGCAGAAAAACATCTCGAAAACggacaagaagaagaagaaagtccGCAGGAAGGAATCCTATGCTATCTACATCTATAAGGTGCTGAAGCAGGTCCATCCCGACACCGGTATCTCGTCGAAGGCGATGAGCATCATGAACAGCTTCGTCAACGATATCTTCGAGCGTATCGCAGCTGAAGCCTCGCGTCTGGCCCACTACAACAAACGTTCCACCATCACGTCCCGGGAAATTCAGACCGCAGTCCGTCTGCTACTACCCGGTGAACTTGCCAAGCacgcggtttccgaaggtaccaaagcggtgacgaAGTATACCAGCTCTAAGTAA